One region of Pygocentrus nattereri isolate fPygNat1 chromosome 14, fPygNat1.pri, whole genome shotgun sequence genomic DNA includes:
- the LOC108427329 gene encoding uncharacterized protein LOC108427329 produces the protein MGAMSAEMACFLKDATQSQTELMMKISELYPFITSSYVTYMSLLGATLSSVAGVAGGCQAYNVVKRQRWEDISGKALALAASVAVLGVGVTGAALGAILEIFFSNFMLNVFSVNSGVTFMLWHTLASTIISLFLCAFSGFFYGCISVFVSFMICLLIYSERLMAILFFGTEFIFFLDLGSMLPLILPSLLLCLFQKFHLSKKAVGIPSIMVTTVLIARSYFHDKDQPVPSLDPAEFTIPALLVLERFFVLVLGVQMFQASCGAVLFSYFVTEGEGDVCTGAVAATVGVLTFLMKTSNMLGTGASLGGLLAASGGAGVALNAAGDLGQRYGGLAGRSGAVIGGAVGAFLALGTQNLKFGIMVSLCAAAIPGSPYILFV, from the coding sequence ATGGGAGCCATGTCTGCAGAGATGGCCTGCTTTTTAAAAGATGCTACACAAAGTCAGACAGAACTCATGATGAAGATTTCCGAACTTTACCCATTTATTACTTCTTCGTATGTCACCTACATGTCTCTGCTAGGTGCCACATTGTCATCAGTGGCTGGAGTAGCAGGCGGATGCCAAGCTTATAATGTGGTCAAGAGACAGCGATGGGAAGATATATCAGGAAAGGCTTTAGCTCTGGCTGCGTCTGTGGCTGTACTTGGAGTCGGAGTGACTGGAGCTGCACTAGGAGctattttggaaatatttttttccaactttATGTTGAATGTCTTTTCAGTGAATTCTGGTGTAACATTCATGTTATGGCACACACTGGCCAGCACAATAATATCCTTATTTCTCTGTGctttttctggatttttctATGGCTGTATCAgtgtttttgtgtcatttatgATATGTTTGTTGATATATTCAGAGCGTCTAATGGCCATATTGTTTTTTGGCacagaattcatttttttcttagaCTTGGGGTCTATGTTGCCCCTCATTCTTCCATCTCTGCTGCTTTGCCTGTTTCAAAAATTCCATCTCAGCAAGAAAGCTGTGGGAATACCAAGCATTATGGTCACTACAGTTCTCATAGCCAGGAGCTACTTTCATGATAAAGACCAACCAGTGCCTTCATTAGATCCAGCTGAATTCACTATACCTGCTTTGCTAGTTCTGGAGCGCTTCTTTGTTCTAGTCCTCGGTGTTCAGATGTTTCAGGCTTCTTGTGGGGCTGTGCTGTTCTCCTATTTTGTCACTGAGGGGGAAGGTGATGTCTGCACAGGTGCAGTGGCTGCCACAGTTGGAGTGCTCACATTCTTAATGAAAACATCTAACATGCTGGGCACTGGGGCATCGCTGGGTGGCCTGCTGGCTGCATCTGGGGGAGCTGGCGTGGCCCTTAATGCAGCAGGAGATCTGGGCCAGAGATATGGAGGACTTGCAGGAAGATCAGGAGCAGTAATAGGAGGTGCAGTTGGAGCTTTTCTGGCTTTAGGGACTCAGAATCTGAAATTTGGGATTATGGTGTCTCTCTGTGCAGCTGCTATTCCAGGATCACCTTATATACTGTTTGTTTAA